In one window of Methanothermobacter sp. DNA:
- a CDS encoding TIGR00269 family protein: MQCTRCGSERVIINRKYSGQMLCSECFIETTRKKVMRDIRKYRLIERGDRVLVGLSGGKDSVMVTDILDELRNRNIIGLEAVTIDEGISGYREDGVRIARRFCAERDIPHRVVTLEDYAGITLDEIMRNPSRGACTYCGVFRRWILNREARKSGATKIATGHNLDDECQAIVMNYLEGNLENLTRIGPMTSTAGGRFIPKIKPLREIPEREVGLYVLARGLDVHLAGCPYASGSFRREIGDFLKQISVKRPTIMYSTLRGFDKIKETLIRDMDGSRKSGTCLRCGEPSSGRLCKACTFINELGVNEDEVHSDHR; this comes from the coding sequence ATGCAGTGCACCAGATGTGGATCAGAAAGGGTCATAATAAACAGGAAATACTCTGGACAGATGCTCTGCAGCGAATGCTTCATAGAAACCACCAGAAAGAAGGTGATGAGGGATATAAGAAAATACAGGCTTATAGAAAGGGGTGACAGGGTCCTTGTGGGGCTTTCAGGTGGAAAGGACAGCGTCATGGTCACCGACATCCTCGATGAACTCAGAAACAGAAACATAATAGGACTTGAGGCTGTAACCATCGATGAGGGCATATCAGGTTACAGGGAGGATGGGGTAAGGATTGCCAGGAGGTTCTGTGCCGAGAGGGATATACCCCACAGGGTTGTCACGCTGGAGGATTATGCAGGCATAACACTGGATGAGATCATGAGAAACCCATCAAGGGGGGCATGCACATACTGCGGAGTTTTCAGACGCTGGATACTGAACAGGGAGGCCAGAAAGAGTGGGGCAACAAAGATAGCAACCGGCCACAACCTGGACGATGAGTGCCAGGCCATAGTCATGAATTACCTGGAGGGGAACCTTGAAAACCTCACAAGGATAGGTCCCATGACATCCACGGCCGGCGGAAGGTTCATACCAAAGATCAAACCCCTCAGGGAGATACCTGAAAGGGAGGTTGGACTCTACGTTCTCGCAAGGGGCCTTGATGTCCACCTTGCAGGCTGCCCCTATGCATCTGGCTCATTCAGAAGGGAAATAGGTGACTTCCTCAAGCAAATATCCGTGAAACGCCCCACCATAATGTACTCCACACTCAGGGGCTTTGATAAAATAAAGGAGACCCTTATAAGGGATATGGATGGCAGCAGGAAATCGGGGACGTGTTTACGCTGCGGTGAGCCATCATCGGGCAGGTTATGTAAGGCATGCACATTCATAAACGAATTAGGGGTGAATGAAGATGAAGTTCACAGTGATCACAGATGA
- a CDS encoding MoaD/ThiS family protein codes for MKFTVITDDGKRVMESEEKKKIKDILQELQIPLETAVVKRNSEIVIEEEEISDGDIIEIIRVIYGG; via the coding sequence ATGAAGTTCACAGTGATCACAGATGATGGAAAAAGAGTAATGGAATCTGAAGAAAAAAAGAAGATTAAGGACATCCTCCAGGAACTCCAGATCCCACTGGAGACCGCCGTTGTTAAAAGGAACAGTGAGATAGTGATAGAGGAAGAGGAAATATCTGATGGGGATATTATTGAGATAATACGGGTAATCTACGGGGGTTAG